DNA from Halomonas sp. GFAJ-1:
TATAAGTTAAAGCATCAAGTATTATAATTTACTGCTGTGTTGGCTTATTCCCTAGGGGTATATCAGTTCATAATACAAGCAGGTGCTAGCAATGAGTAGATTAAATGACATTAGCCTTGACGTCTGGGCTTGTTTAGGATGCATTGATGACTTCTCATCAACCAGCGAGCCGATCTTATGAAGCCTGAAACCATTGCTCTCCACCATGGCTATGCGCCTGATTCACAAAACGCCGTTGCTGTGCCGATCCACCAGACCACGTCGTTTTCATTTGATAGCGCCCAGCACGCGGCGGATCTGTTTGATCTGAAAGTGGAAGGGAATATTTACTCGCGGATTATGAACCCAACCTGCGCCGTGCTGGAGCAGCGGGTGGCTGCGCTGGAAGGAGGCATTGCGGGTTTGGCGGTGGCCTCTGGCATGGCAGCCATTACCTACGCGATCCAAACCATCGCTGAAGCGGGCGATAATATCGTCTCGATTAGCGAGCTGTATGGCGGCACTTACAACTTGTTTGCCCACACTTTGCCACGCCAAGGCATCCAAGTGCGGTTTGCCGATAAAGACGATATCGACGGCATTGAAGCGCTGATTGATGAGCGTACCAAAGCGGTTTTTTGCGAGAGCATCGGCAATCCATCCGGTGGCGTGGTAGACCTGCAAAAGCTGGCTGACGCAGCGCATCGCCATGGTGTGCCGGTGATTGTGGATAACACCACTGCCACGCCGTTTTTATGTCGGCCGATCGAGCACGGGGCGGATATCGTCGTTCACTCGGCTACTAAGTATATTGGCGGCCATGGCACTACTGTCGGCGGTGTGATTGTTGATTCAGGCAAGTTCCCCTGGGCGGAAAATGCGAAACGTTTTGCGCTGCTGAACGAGCCGGATATCTCCTACCATGGGGTGAGCTATACCCGTGATGTCGGCGAGGCAGCGTTTATCGCCCGTGCCCGAGTAGTACCGCTGCGTAATATGGGCGCAGCGCTCTCTGCCCAGGCGGCCTGGAACCTGCTGCAGGGGTTGGAAACGCTGTCACTGCGCATTGAACGCATTTGTGCTAACGCGTTAGCCGTTGCCAAGCACTTGGAAAGCCATCCGCTGGTGAAGTGGGTGCACTACGCGGGCTTGGAAAACCACCCTGACCATGCGCTGGCCCAGCGTTATATGCATGGCCATGCGTCGGGAATTCTTAGTTTTGGCATTGCGGGCGGCCAAGCGGCGGGTGAGCGCTTCTACGATGCGCTATCACTGATTTTGCGTTTGGTGAATATCGGCGATGCCAAGAGCTGCTCTTCCATTCCGGCATCTACCACCCACCGCCAGTTAAACGAGCAGGAGTTAAAGGCCGCGGGCGTTTCTCCTGATATGGTTCGTCTGTCGATTGGCATTGAGCATATTGATGACCTATTAGCAGATATCGACCAGGCACTAGCCGCCTCCCAAGGGTAGTGCGAAGGCTTTCTTAAGCCGTTAATTGGCCGCCGCGCTTTAGCTCAAAACGCTAAGGCACGGCGGCCTTTGTGAAACAAACTTCGTTAAGCGCTTTTAGACGCGGCCAGCGTGTATAAAAACTCAAGCCCCAGCGTGGCCGCGGCAAGCGATGTGATATCACCGTGGTCGTAAGCAGGGTTTACTTCCACTACGTCCATTCCTACCAAGTCCATCCCTACCATGCCGCGTATCACTTTCAGCATTAAATCAGTGGTCATACCACCGCAGACGGGTGTGCCAGTGCCGGGGGCATAGGCGGGGTCTAAGCCGTCGATGTCCAAGCTCACATAGGCCGGATGATGACCCACGCGGGCTCGGATGCGCTCCAACACCGCAGCGGCGCCGTGGTCGTTCACCCAGTCGGCATCCAGCACTTCGTAAGGGTGATTGTGACGGTCGTAGCTGGTGCGAATGCCAATTTGTAGTGAGTGCTCAGGCACCACCAGCCCCTCTTTTAAGGCGTGGTGGAAAATGGTGCCGTGGTCAAAGCGTGTGCCTTGCTCATAGGTGTCGGTATGGGCATCAAAATGGATCAGTGCCAGCGGGCCATGTTCCCGAGCATGGGCACGCAGCAGCGGGAGGCTGATGTAGTGGTCGCCGCCCAGGGTGAGCATTTTTTTACCCGCTTTTAGCCAACGCATCGCATGGGTTTCAAGGTTATCTACCAAGCTTTCCGGCTCGCCGTAGGCATAGTCCAGATTGCCCGCATCGCACACCCGCAGACGATCTTCCAGGGCAAAATCCCAAGGCCAGCGTTTGCCTTCCCAAATTAAATTGGCGGTACTTTGACGAATGGCGTTGGGCCCCATGCGGGTGCCCGACCGGCCAGAGCACGCCAAGTCAAAGGGTACACCGCTTACCACTACCTCAGCATCGGTCGCTTTGGGATCAATAGCTTTGGGTACGCCCATAAAGGTTGAGATAACATCGCCATATAAGCTGGGCATGGTGGGTGCAGAGAGAGTGTGCGAAAGGGTCACTGCAGGGCGTCTCCTGACGTACTTAAAAAGGAGGTGACATCGCCTATAGAGGTGGAAGAGGCGAAAGAGGCGTGACGATAAGGCGTTTTTGGTAATGAATGAAATGAATGTTTAGAATGAAACCATTCGCACTGCAAATAGTGAGTCACCATGCGTTCGCTTCGCCACTTTGATTTAAATTTACTCTTGGTA
Protein-coding regions in this window:
- a CDS encoding O-acetylhomoserine aminocarboxypropyltransferase (catalyzes the formation of L-methionine and acetate from O-acetyl-L-homoserine and methanethiol) is translated as MKPETIALHHGYAPDSQNAVAVPIHQTTSFSFDSAQHAADLFDLKVEGNIYSRIMNPTCAVLEQRVAALEGGIAGLAVASGMAAITYAIQTIAEAGDNIVSISELYGGTYNLFAHTLPRQGIQVRFADKDDIDGIEALIDERTKAVFCESIGNPSGGVVDLQKLADAAHRHGVPVIVDNTTATPFLCRPIEHGADIVVHSATKYIGGHGTTVGGVIVDSGKFPWAENAKRFALLNEPDISYHGVSYTRDVGEAAFIARARVVPLRNMGAALSAQAAWNLLQGLETLSLRIERICANALAVAKHLESHPLVKWVHYAGLENHPDHALAQRYMHGHASGILSFGIAGGQAAGERFYDALSLILRLVNIGDAKSCSSIPASTTHRQLNEQELKAAGVSPDMVRLSIGIEHIDDLLADIDQALAASQG
- a CDS encoding agmatinase; this encodes MPSLYGDVISTFMGVPKAIDPKATDAEVVVSGVPFDLACSGRSGTRMGPNAIRQSTANLIWEGKRWPWDFALEDRLRVCDAGNLDYAYGEPESLVDNLETHAMRWLKAGKKMLTLGGDHYISLPLLRAHAREHGPLALIHFDAHTDTYEQGTRFDHGTIFHHALKEGLVVPEHSLQIGIRTSYDRHNHPYEVLDADWVNDHGAAAVLERIRARVGHHPAYVSLDIDGLDPAYAPGTGTPVCGGMTTDLMLKVIRGMVGMDLVGMDVVEVNPAYDHGDITSLAAATLGLEFLYTLAASKSA